Proteins encoded by one window of Streptomyces sp. LX-29:
- a CDS encoding methyltransferase yields the protein MTDGAAASRRLMDLMIGYWASQAVYTAAKLGLADELADGPATPAQLADRTGTHEPSLARLLRFLAELGVVERDPARGTYRTTEVGRTLRTEEQGSMRDLALLYGEEFYAGWGNLTHTVRTGENAFTALHGAAMYPYFGRTPELTAKFDRAMAASSAFFDPIPTLFDFSEARTVVDIAGGNGSLLTTVLRAHPHLRGVLFDTEHVVDAARTELARTELADRLDYAWGDYYEKVPAGGDVYLLSRVLHGRDDQRCLEVLRRIREVIPEDGALLIVERVVPEDGSPSLAAWFDVHMLAIAGGSERTASEYAALLEQSGFALSVVHGLPLDSELLVAVPRTRSADA from the coding sequence ATGACCGACGGCGCAGCGGCCTCGCGCAGACTGATGGACCTGATGATCGGCTACTGGGCCTCCCAGGCCGTCTACACCGCCGCCAAGCTGGGCCTCGCGGACGAGCTGGCGGACGGTCCGGCCACCCCCGCGCAACTGGCCGACCGCACCGGCACCCATGAACCCTCCCTCGCCCGACTGCTCCGCTTCCTGGCCGAGTTGGGCGTCGTCGAACGGGACCCGGCGCGGGGCACCTACCGCACCACCGAGGTGGGCCGGACCCTGCGCACCGAGGAGCAGGGCTCGATGCGCGATCTGGCGCTGCTGTACGGCGAGGAGTTCTACGCCGGCTGGGGCAATCTGACGCACACCGTGCGCACCGGGGAGAACGCCTTCACCGCGCTGCACGGGGCCGCGATGTACCCGTACTTCGGCCGGACCCCGGAGCTGACCGCCAAGTTCGACCGGGCCATGGCGGCCAGCTCGGCGTTCTTCGACCCGATCCCGACCCTCTTCGACTTCAGCGAGGCGCGGACCGTGGTGGACATCGCGGGCGGCAACGGCTCGCTGCTGACCACCGTGTTGCGGGCCCATCCGCACCTGCGCGGCGTGCTGTTCGACACCGAGCACGTGGTGGACGCGGCCCGCACGGAGCTGGCGCGGACCGAGCTGGCGGACCGGCTGGACTACGCCTGGGGCGACTACTACGAGAAGGTCCCGGCGGGCGGGGACGTCTACCTGCTCTCGCGGGTGCTGCACGGGCGCGACGACCAGCGGTGCCTGGAGGTGCTGCGGCGCATCCGGGAGGTGATCCCGGAGGACGGCGCGCTGTTGATCGTGGAGCGGGTGGTGCCGGAGGACGGTTCACCCTCGCTGGCCGCCTGGTTCGACGTGCACATGCTGGCGATCGCGGGCGGCTCGGAGCGCACCGCCTCGGAGTACGCGGCGCTGCTGGAGCAGTCGGGCTTCGCGCTCTCCGTCGTCCACGGGCTGCCGCTGGACAGCGAGCTGTTGGTGGCCGTGCCGCGGACGCGGTCCGCGGACGCCTAG
- a CDS encoding cytidine deaminase — translation MSDAAPLDPEDRKIITLARSARARNGVPEGAAVRDETGRTYVAGTVALDSLRLTALQTAVAMAVASGAKSLEAAAVVTEAADAADIDLAAVRDLGGPGTPVLLAGPDGELRVTART, via the coding sequence ATGAGCGACGCTGCACCGCTGGACCCCGAAGACCGCAAGATCATCACGCTCGCCCGCTCCGCGCGCGCCCGCAACGGGGTGCCGGAGGGCGCGGCCGTACGCGACGAGACCGGCCGGACCTATGTGGCCGGCACCGTCGCCCTCGACTCGCTGCGGCTGACCGCCCTGCAGACCGCGGTCGCCATGGCCGTGGCCAGCGGTGCCAAGTCGCTGGAGGCGGCCGCCGTGGTCACCGAGGCGGCGGACGCCGCCGACATCGACCTCGCCGCGGTGCGCGACCTCGGCGGCCCGGGCACCCCGGTGCTCCTGGCGGGGCCGGACGGTGAGCTGCGGGTGACCGCCCGAACGTGA
- a CDS encoding helix-turn-helix domain-containing protein, whose translation MALGTDYAQQDCSLARALEVVGERWSMLIVRDAFYGVRRFNDFLAHLDIPRAVLTQRLQSLVAAGVLRKEPYQQAPVRHGYVLTDAGRALWLPIYALAQWGERHASDGRSRTVFSHVPCGTRLDPLGNCPSCAVPVAPGDISMRPGPGADDELRQDPVSRALARPHRLLSPIEPEAGRV comes from the coding sequence ATGGCGCTGGGAACGGATTACGCACAGCAGGACTGCTCGCTCGCACGCGCCCTGGAGGTGGTCGGCGAGCGCTGGAGCATGCTGATCGTGCGCGACGCCTTCTACGGCGTGCGGCGCTTCAACGACTTCCTCGCGCACCTGGACATCCCGCGCGCGGTGCTCACCCAGCGGCTCCAGTCGTTGGTCGCCGCGGGCGTGCTGCGCAAGGAGCCGTACCAGCAGGCGCCGGTGCGCCACGGCTATGTGCTCACCGACGCGGGGCGGGCGCTGTGGCTGCCGATCTACGCCCTCGCCCAGTGGGGCGAGCGGCACGCCTCCGACGGCCGGTCGCGGACCGTCTTCAGCCATGTCCCCTGCGGGACGCGGCTGGATCCGCTCGGCAACTGCCCCTCCTGCGCCGTGCCGGTGGCCCCCGGGGACATCTCGATGCGGCCGGGCCCCGGCGCCGACGACGAACTGCGGCAGGACCCGGTCTCCCGGGCCCTGGCCCGGCCGCACCGCTTGCTGAGCCCCATCGAGCCGGAGGCCGGACGGGTCTGA
- a CDS encoding MFS transporter, protein MAPHASPSAFRSPGLTLLTASFGTLLVLIDYTSPLTTLSPTAAALDMTPSAQTWVLTGTLVGLAALLLTMGSVADDYGRKRVFGAGAGLLLVSTALSAAASDTGLFLTGRILQGCAAAAILAPSLGLIGNAYPVGPARVKALGMWGASVGLGIALGPVYAALVERAGGWRAIYWVLSALSALLIALTAVTLAESKNDRPRRLDPLGVLTLGAGSSCLIAGLAEGRYGWGRTQVLTLLGAGVLLLAAFVLVEARVTEPMLELGLFRTPGFIASTSGAFFTGMSIVGLMSYLPTVVQKSLGESPLTASGVLAIWSGLSVVSALQARRLAAKVAAATQVAGSLLLCGIGEAALYGLDAGDSWAHLVPGLVIAGIGSGVLNAALARLAVSSVPPHRAAMGSGANNSARYLGSALGVAVMVTVISRSESAAGPGQAMADGANNAFLVAAALCLAGAAIALWARLAESRAEARTPAVEPPVTEHPRVASPS, encoded by the coding sequence ATGGCGCCCCACGCCTCACCCTCCGCGTTCCGCAGCCCCGGCCTCACGCTGCTGACCGCCAGCTTCGGCACCCTGCTGGTGCTGATCGACTACACCTCGCCGCTGACCACGCTCTCCCCCACCGCCGCCGCGCTGGACATGACCCCCTCCGCCCAGACCTGGGTGCTCACCGGCACCCTGGTGGGTCTGGCGGCCTTACTGCTCACCATGGGCAGCGTCGCCGACGACTACGGCCGCAAGCGGGTGTTCGGCGCCGGGGCCGGGCTGCTGCTGGTGTCGACCGCGCTCTCCGCCGCCGCCTCGGACACGGGCCTCTTCCTGACCGGGCGGATCCTCCAGGGCTGCGCCGCCGCGGCCATCCTGGCGCCGAGCCTCGGACTGATCGGCAACGCCTACCCGGTCGGCCCGGCGCGGGTGAAGGCGCTGGGCATGTGGGGCGCCTCGGTCGGCCTGGGCATCGCGCTGGGCCCGGTCTACGCGGCCCTGGTCGAGCGGGCCGGCGGCTGGCGCGCCATCTACTGGGTGCTGTCCGCGCTGTCCGCGCTGCTCATCGCGCTCACGGCCGTGACCCTGGCCGAGTCCAAGAACGACCGCCCGCGCCGGCTCGACCCGCTCGGCGTGCTCACCCTGGGCGCCGGCTCCTCCTGCCTGATCGCCGGACTCGCCGAGGGCCGCTACGGCTGGGGGCGCACCCAGGTGCTGACGCTGCTCGGCGCCGGGGTGCTGCTGCTCGCCGCGTTCGTGCTGGTCGAGGCGCGGGTGACGGAACCGATGCTGGAGCTGGGGCTGTTCCGGACGCCCGGCTTCATCGCCTCCACCAGCGGCGCCTTCTTCACCGGGATGTCCATCGTGGGCCTGATGAGCTATCTGCCCACCGTGGTGCAGAAGTCGCTCGGCGAGTCCCCACTGACCGCCTCCGGCGTGCTGGCCATCTGGTCCGGCCTCTCGGTGGTCTCGGCGCTCCAGGCCCGCCGGCTGGCCGCCAAGGTGGCCGCCGCCACCCAGGTCGCCGGTTCACTGCTGCTGTGCGGCATCGGCGAGGCGGCCCTGTACGGGCTGGACGCAGGCGACTCCTGGGCACACCTGGTGCCCGGACTGGTCATCGCCGGCATCGGCAGCGGCGTCCTGAACGCCGCCCTGGCCCGACTCGCCGTCAGCAGCGTGCCGCCGCACCGGGCCGCGATGGGCTCCGGCGCCAACAACAGCGCCCGCTACCTGGGCTCCGCCCTCGGCGTCGCCGTCATGGTCACCGTCATCAGCCGGTCCGAGTCGGCCGCCGGCCCCGGCCAGGCCATGGCCGACGGAGCGAACAACGCCTTCCTCGTCGCCGCCGCGCTCTGCCTGGCCGGCGCCGCCATCGCCCTCTGGGCCCGGCTCGCCGAGTCCCGCGCGGAGGCCCGTACGCCCGCCGTCGAACCGCCCGTCACGGAACACCCCCGGGTGGCCTCGCCCAGCTGA
- a CDS encoding helix-turn-helix transcriptional regulator: MSRRARISPTDAGLPDGGARRRTPGLRREEVAVLAGVGASWYQWLEQGRDITVSPQVLDAVARVLQLSVAERRHLYVLAGLNPPLPSPERDDAEYMCEGLRRLIDAWMPFPAHIMDAYWNTIVHNEAARLVMGYGQPGVSSNCVVAFFTDPVYRARAKSWERIAPWVVAQYRAAWSERPHDEGYAEVVREATEASEEFAELWALGDVQAGGQLVKEMEHPRVGALFFESTQLRVPARPDLTIVLHNPVPETGTAAKLERLMSPEDRRDGMYSVAG, encoded by the coding sequence ATGAGCCGTCGGGCCCGGATCAGCCCCACCGACGCGGGCCTCCCGGACGGCGGGGCGCGGCGCCGCACGCCGGGGCTGCGCCGCGAGGAGGTCGCGGTGCTCGCCGGGGTCGGCGCCTCCTGGTACCAATGGCTGGAGCAGGGCCGGGACATCACGGTCTCTCCGCAGGTGCTGGACGCGGTCGCGCGGGTGCTCCAGCTCAGCGTCGCCGAGCGGCGCCATCTGTACGTTCTGGCGGGGCTCAACCCGCCGTTGCCGTCCCCCGAGCGCGACGACGCCGAGTACATGTGCGAGGGGCTGCGCCGGCTGATCGACGCCTGGATGCCGTTCCCCGCGCACATCATGGACGCGTACTGGAACACCATCGTCCATAACGAGGCCGCCCGCCTGGTCATGGGCTACGGCCAGCCGGGCGTCTCGTCGAACTGCGTCGTCGCCTTCTTCACCGACCCCGTCTACCGTGCGCGCGCCAAGAGCTGGGAGCGGATCGCCCCCTGGGTCGTCGCCCAGTACCGAGCGGCCTGGTCGGAGCGGCCGCACGACGAGGGATACGCCGAGGTCGTACGGGAGGCGACCGAGGCCAGCGAGGAGTTCGCCGAGCTGTGGGCGCTCGGTGACGTACAGGCCGGTGGCCAACTGGTCAAGGAGATGGAACATCCGCGGGTCGGAGCGCTGTTCTTCGAGTCCACCCAACTGCGGGTCCCGGCCCGGCCGGACCTGACGATCGTGCTGCACAACCCCGTGCCGGAGACCGGCACGGCGGCGAAGCTGGAGCGGCTGATGTCCCCCGAGGACCGTCGCGACGGGATGTACTCGGTCGCGGGCTGA